The window TTTGTCTGCTGAAAGAAGTTTCTTCAGCAGTTCATATTCCCGTGGTTGCCTCGGGTGGGGTTGGCAATCTGGAACATATTTATGAAGGGCTCCATACCGGAGGAGCACAAGCCGCACTGGCTGCTTCCATTTTTCATTTTGGGGAATTTACAGTGGGAGATGTAAAAAAATATTTAAAGGAACGTGGAGTAAAAGTAAGGAACCCATAGAATCCAGCTCCAAAGCCTTTTGACAAACGATTGCCTATTTTACTTCCAACAACTCTATTTCAAAAATTAAATTTGAACTCGGGGGAATTTTTTTCCCAATGGACTGAGATCCATAAGCTAACTTGGAGGGAATTCGAAGCTCTCTTATTCCTCCCACATGCATTCCAACAACACCTTCATCCCAACCTTTAATCACGTCCCCGGCCCCTAGCCTAAATTCAAAGCGCCTGCCGGCATCATAAGAGCTATCAAATTTCACACCCCTGTTGCCATTACTTTTTAAAATCCAGCCGCTATAATCAACAACAAGAACCTTACCGCTCAAGGCCTCTTCCCCCTTACCCACTTTAAGGTCTTTATATTTCAAACTGCCATCCAGGTTGATCAATGGCAATTGTGCCGAAACCACCGACACAAAAGACAATACGAAAATTAACGTCAAAAAAATTCTCTTCATAGTGACCCCTCAAATTAAAATATTGGTTGCAGGAGATTGTCATGAAAAGAAAAAGGATTGTCATTAGTATTTTTGTGTTTGCTATCTAAAAAGGCGATTGACAAGCCTTGCTAAGTTATGAATTAACAAATGTTAATGAAGTATTCACATTTGTTAAATCTTATCCAACTCAGCAAACTCTCTCCGGAAGCATTTGCAAAACGCCTGGGAATATCCGGCATGACACTCCGGCGTTGGCGCAATAAGGACACCTACGAGGAAGTTCCCGCCCTCTACCAAGGGCCCATTCTTTCTCTCACACAACAACTCACCCAAGAAGGAATTTTGGACGCGAAGAATCCCGTAGTAAAAGAAGTTTTAAAAAAACAAAAAGTTCATTCTTTTGAAGCGATACTCAAAAATTTGGGCTTGGATGAAAAATGCCTGTATCGCTATGGTAAAAGCGATGCTGAGGGCAACGAGGCCATCCTCTCTTCCCTAGCCCAAATTGGGGCTTCCACTGAAAGAAAAGATCAGGTTGATCAGAACAAATCCCAAATTTTTGGATTTAAAAAACGGAGCAAAGCCTGGGCTGAACGCATCTCTACGCTGTGGGAAGCCCTGACTTCAAAACAGCTTTCCGGTTTTCAAAAACTCATTGCTTACGGTTCTCTTTTTTATCTCATCACCCCCATTGATCTTATTCCCGATGCCATCCCCGGGTTTGGCCTTGTGGATGATTTTGCCATCCTGGGTTTTGCTTCCCTTTATTACATGAAGCTGAGTGCTGCTCTTAAAAAAACATAATATGCGTGCACGATTTTTATTAAATCTGATTTTTATTTTTTCTATTTTGGAAACACGATCTTCTTTTGCTTTGAGTCTGGAAGAGGCTATGCAAATGGCCTTTGCACAGGCGCCTCACTTGGAGGCTTCTGAAAAGTTAAATCAAATTTCTAAAAGCGACCTCTGGCGCCACTTCATCCCCAACTCCCCCAGTTTTCAATATTCCAGAATCGATTCAGACAGCACAGATTCTTTTGCCCTTACTCAAAACTTGGGCTTTCCTGGGAAAACTTTTTTTGAACACCCTTTGTATCAAGCGAACTCCAGACAGGCACAAGCCGAGCTGGAGGCCAATCGTTATGATTTAAGTCAAACAATTCTGCAAAGCTATTTAGATTGTGCGCTGGCCGATGAGAATAATCGACTTTTAGAAAAAAATGTGGAGAACGCGGAGATGCTCACCAAGACCATGACCTCACGCTATGAGTCGGGGGCCTCTTCGATGCCGGAACTGATCAGTAGTGAACTTCAGGTCAGACAACTCCGCAGCGATTTAAGCTTAAGTCAGGACAAGAAGAAAAACAGCTGCCAAAAGCTTTCTGCCTTACTGGGCAAGGAACTCCCTCTAGACGAAAAATATGCTCTGCCCGATGACCTCCCCCAGGAAGTATTAGATCGCATAGGGGTTGCCGAAAGTGCCGACGAGCTGCGGGCAAAGGCCGATCTACAAAAGGCTCAGGCCGTCTACAAAACCGCCTGGGTGAATGGTTTGCCAGATCTCAGTTTTAATTATTCCCGTAATCATTACCGCATTGAAATGGCTTCACCCAATGGAGACACCTGGACTCACAGCTATGGGATTTCAATTGCGACCCCACTTTTTTATTTTTTTCATGAAAATGCCGAAAATAGAAAAACGAAAAATCAGGCCATCATCGACCAGTATCAGGCCCAGCTACGCCTGATCACCGGAAAGGCCAGCCACCAGGACGCTGCCCTGGAGTATAAGCGCAGCAAAAAACGTTTGACCGAACTTCGCAACAAAGACCTGGCGATGGCCGAAGCCCTAGTGGAAAGCACCCTCTCGGCCTATAAAACCGCCAAGCTCGGTTTTGCGGAATTGGTAATGGCTCAAAAAACACTCAGCGATTTAAAGACTCAAGATCTGCAACTTCGAGTCTCCGTCATTTCATCCCATTTAAGGTGCCTTCAGGATTGTTATGAAAAATAATTTACTTCTATTATTGATGAGTTTCTCTTTCATTTGCGCCGCTGTTTCGCCGCAGGCCTTGGGCCAGGACAATTCCTGGAGTGTCGTGCAGTCGGGAGATCTAAGCACCAATCTCCGGGTAAGCGGGCAAGTCATTCCTCAGGAAGGTGCCTTGAGTATTGTCTCGGCGCGGGTTCAAGGAAGAATTACTGCTCTCTTTCGAAAAGATGGAGAATACATCCAAGAAGGCAGCGCTCTCTTTGGGATCAATAGTCCAGAGTGTCTTTCACTGGTGGAAGAAAAACGAGTCGCTCAAAGTAAAGGACTGAGTGATCTTTTAGCGAGCGTAAATCATCGTGAAAAACTATTGGGAATCAGTGCCCAAGAAAATAGCTGTCGCCTTATGGCTTCTTCTAAAGGAATACTCAGTAAAAGGGCCGTGGAATTAGGGGCCAATTTTAATGTGGGTGACAATATCGCCACCTTGATTGACACTTCTCGTCTCACCGTTGAACTGGACGTCCCTGAACGCGACCTTTATCGAGTAAAACCGGGCCTGCCCGTAAAAGTAGAACTGGCCTCAAAACCCGGGCTTAAACTGGAAAGCAAAATCGAACAAGTTCTGCCGGTCATCGAGACCAGCACTCGAACTTTAAATGTACGTCTGAGACCCCTCCCTCTCCCTGCTGGCAGTGTTCCGGACGCCCTCGTTTTCGCGGATATCGATATAGAAAGCATTAACCCCGATTCTATCCTTAAAGTTTTGCCTTCCGCCCTGGTTTTCAGTCACAACAAACAATATGTCTTAAAAAAAGAGGCTGACAAAACGCTTGCAATTGAAGTGGAAATATTAAGCGAGAATGATCAGCAAAGCCTGATTCGAGTTCATTCCGATCAAAATTTAAAAGTTGGGGATTGGGTGCTTTCCAAAGGCGCCCTGCTCTACTTTAACCAGATGAATAGCGGAGCACAGTAGAATAACCATGAAAACACTGCTCGAAAAATGGATCTACTTCCAACACCATCAAACGCTTCTGTTTATCGCGCTTTGCTTAACTCTGTTCGGGATCGGGGGCTGGGTCAGCTACAACAGCGAGATCCAGGCCTTTCCGGAATTCACCAATGTTCAGGTGCAAATCATCACCCAATATCCTGGCAAGGCGGCAGAAGAAGTAGAACGCCAGATCACCCAACCTCTGGAAGTAGCCAGCAACGGGATTTCCGGTTTGATCAATCAGCGTTCCATTTCTATTTTTGGGCTGAGTGTCATCACCCTCACTTTTGACGACAATGTCAAAACCAAGCAAGCCAGGCTGGATGTTTTTCAACGCCTCTCCACCGTAGAACTGCCTCAAGGCATTACGCCCAGCCTCTCTCCCGAGAGCACTCCCGTGGGAGAAATATTCCGATACTCCCTCGAAGGGGAAGTACCTTTGGACGAACAACGCCTGTTGGAAGACTGGACTTTGGAAAGAGAATTTAAAAGCATCCCTGGAGTGGCTGATGTCGTAAGCTTTGGCGGCCCCATGCGCACCATCGAAATCAAAATCAACATGGGAAGACTCAGCTCGATGGGTTTAAAATTGGATGATGTGGCCGAGGCCTTAAGTTTTAACCACGCCAACGCCGGGGGCTCAATGATCACCCACGGAGACGAAGCCTACCTCGTTCGTTCGCTAGGTCTATATGAAAAACCTGAAAATTTGGAAGCGGCCGTGGTTGGCACCCACCATAATACTCCCATTCGTGTGCAGGATATCGGGTCTGTGCTTTTAGGTCATCGAATGCGTCTGGGACAGGTAGGCCGTGGAACAATTAACGATGTCGTCGAAGGAATTATTTTACTACGACAAGGATCGGACACCTTAGACACCTGCAAAAAAATAAGAGAAAAAATATCTGCGCTCAATCATGGGATTCTCCCCCAAGGCGTTTTGATAAGCCCTTATTACGACCGAACCCAGTTGATTGAACGCGCCAGCCACACCGTTTTTCATAATATCTTGTTTGGCATTTTTCTGGTGGTGCTCATCCTCATCCTCGGCTTGGGCTTACAATTT is drawn from Deltaproteobacteria bacterium and contains these coding sequences:
- a CDS encoding FKBP-type peptidyl-prolyl cis-trans isomerase, with protein sequence MKRIFLTLIFVLSFVSVVSAQLPLINLDGSLKYKDLKVGKGEEALSGKVLVVDYSGWILKSNGNRGVKFDSSYDAGRRFEFRLGAGDVIKGWDEGVVGMHVGGIRELRIPSKLAYGSQSIGKKIPPSSNLIFEIELLEVK
- a CDS encoding DUF1232 domain-containing protein, translated to MKYSHLLNLIQLSKLSPEAFAKRLGISGMTLRRWRNKDTYEEVPALYQGPILSLTQQLTQEGILDAKNPVVKEVLKKQKVHSFEAILKNLGLDEKCLYRYGKSDAEGNEAILSSLAQIGASTERKDQVDQNKSQIFGFKKRSKAWAERISTLWEALTSKQLSGFQKLIAYGSLFYLITPIDLIPDAIPGFGLVDDFAILGFASLYYMKLSAALKKT
- a CDS encoding TolC family protein; amino-acid sequence: MRARFLLNLIFIFSILETRSSFALSLEEAMQMAFAQAPHLEASEKLNQISKSDLWRHFIPNSPSFQYSRIDSDSTDSFALTQNLGFPGKTFFEHPLYQANSRQAQAELEANRYDLSQTILQSYLDCALADENNRLLEKNVENAEMLTKTMTSRYESGASSMPELISSELQVRQLRSDLSLSQDKKKNSCQKLSALLGKELPLDEKYALPDDLPQEVLDRIGVAESADELRAKADLQKAQAVYKTAWVNGLPDLSFNYSRNHYRIEMASPNGDTWTHSYGISIATPLFYFFHENAENRKTKNQAIIDQYQAQLRLITGKASHQDAALEYKRSKKRLTELRNKDLAMAEALVESTLSAYKTAKLGFAELVMAQKTLSDLKTQDLQLRVSVISSHLRCLQDCYEK
- a CDS encoding efflux RND transporter periplasmic adaptor subunit, with protein sequence MKNNLLLLLMSFSFICAAVSPQALGQDNSWSVVQSGDLSTNLRVSGQVIPQEGALSIVSARVQGRITALFRKDGEYIQEGSALFGINSPECLSLVEEKRVAQSKGLSDLLASVNHREKLLGISAQENSCRLMASSKGILSKRAVELGANFNVGDNIATLIDTSRLTVELDVPERDLYRVKPGLPVKVELASKPGLKLESKIEQVLPVIETSTRTLNVRLRPLPLPAGSVPDALVFADIDIESINPDSILKVLPSALVFSHNKQYVLKKEADKTLAIEVEILSENDQQSLIRVHSDQNLKVGDWVLSKGALLYFNQMNSGAQ